A stretch of the Fimbriimonadaceae bacterium genome encodes the following:
- a CDS encoding TRL-like family protein — MKRMLMSLGVVAFAASLYGCSSYGGYTQPAGIHPHGWIFSETTSGSILNDNGASPSKTGKSCGTSILGMVGTGDTTVEAAMNNGGIKKVVYTEQYIKNILGLYIEVCTIAKGN; from the coding sequence ATGAAACGTATGCTGATGTCGTTGGGCGTTGTTGCGTTTGCCGCGTCACTTTATGGCTGCTCTAGCTACGGCGGGTACACGCAGCCTGCTGGAATCCATCCCCATGGATGGATATTCTCCGAAACCACCTCTGGAAGTATTTTGAATGACAATGGTGCTTCTCCATCCAAGACAGGTAAGTCGTGCGGTACAAGCATCCTCGGCATGGTAGGGACGGGTGATACCACTGTTGAAGCGGCTATGAACAATGGTGGCATCAAGAAAGTTGTATATACGGAGCAGTACATCAAGAACATCTTGGGTCTGTATATTGAGGTCTGCACCATTGCGAAGGGGAACTAG
- a CDS encoding metallophosphoesterase family protein has protein sequence MRIGVISDTHGLFDRAILRQFSEVDHILHAGDIGRGDVLAQLQRIAPVTAVSGNVDGFEASGVPVEQLVELVGHRIAITHRLYEGGRLTEDGMDLLARLRPAVCVYGHTHQPKAEWRDGVLLFNPGSAGPKRFHLPRTVGVLLLEHDTVESHHILLADRAEI, from the coding sequence ATGCGCATTGGGGTGATCTCGGATACGCACGGATTGTTCGATCGGGCGATCCTGCGTCAATTTTCCGAAGTCGACCATATTCTGCATGCTGGTGATATCGGCCGGGGGGATGTCCTCGCGCAGCTCCAACGAATCGCGCCGGTGACGGCGGTCTCCGGCAATGTGGACGGATTCGAAGCAAGCGGCGTTCCGGTCGAGCAGCTCGTCGAGTTGGTGGGCCATCGAATTGCGATCACCCATCGTCTGTATGAAGGCGGGCGGCTGACGGAAGACGGGATGGATCTGTTGGCGCGCCTCCGTCCAGCGGTGTGTGTGTATGGGCATACGCATCAGCCGAAGGCCGAATGGCGAGACGGGGTATTGTTGTTCAATCCGGGTTCCGCCGGGCCGAAGCGGTTTCACTTGCCCCGAACGGTAGGAGTGCTCCTGCTCGAGCACGACACCGTTGAATCGCACCACATCCTCTTGGCCGATCGCGCGGAGATATAG
- a CDS encoding DUF3015 domain-containing protein, which produces MLRQLIVALGVVAVASQAGLAMAANPDTGPGCGLGKLAWADYKNQKNIAPQVMMATTNGTFGSGTFGISSGTSGCTNDGQVWADQKTTMFALLNFENLTQEMAQGKGEHLASLATLMGVPSEQHAAFFALTQERYTALVQDGETASVALVKTLNDAVSKSPVLAQVVSR; this is translated from the coding sequence ATGCTGAGACAATTGATCGTTGCGTTGGGTGTGGTGGCGGTGGCGTCGCAGGCAGGGTTGGCGATGGCGGCCAATCCTGATACCGGACCAGGTTGTGGTCTTGGGAAACTGGCCTGGGCGGACTATAAGAACCAGAAGAACATTGCGCCGCAGGTCATGATGGCTACGACCAACGGCACCTTCGGCAGCGGCACGTTCGGCATTAGTTCCGGGACTTCCGGGTGCACGAACGACGGGCAGGTCTGGGCGGATCAAAAGACCACCATGTTTGCGCTCCTGAACTTTGAGAATTTGACGCAGGAAATGGCGCAGGGGAAAGGTGAACACCTGGCTTCCCTGGCGACCCTGATGGGCGTACCAAGCGAACAACATGCGGCCTTCTTCGCCTTGACCCAGGAGCGGTACACCGCGCTGGTGCAGGACGGTGAAACCGCATCGGTCGCGCTGGTGAAGACGTTGAATGACGCGGTCTCCAAGAGCCCTGTCCTCGCCCAAGTCGTCAGCCGCTAA
- a CDS encoding outer membrane beta-barrel protein: MWPYPVHAAESADVYLGLAVVGGFPEDRGLNLGGQGAQKVTLYNSLGAGVRIGIFPEFTRRIVGVEIEYFGTNGRLLAATTGNNGRGEATAGLTVTNSMTNLIARKPDGEFRPYAGVGVGYSSAIFHGANFPGRTNQDFDSTAAFSYQLMVGVQYSLSGRTFLFSEYKRVTANFHWSDVSLDYHAHHALAGIGWIF, encoded by the coding sequence GTGTGGCCGTACCCTGTTCATGCGGCAGAATCCGCCGATGTCTACCTGGGCCTGGCGGTGGTGGGTGGGTTTCCTGAGGATCGGGGTTTGAATCTTGGCGGGCAGGGCGCCCAGAAGGTCACGTTATACAACAGCCTTGGCGCGGGGGTGCGAATTGGCATTTTCCCGGAGTTCACCCGGAGGATCGTAGGGGTCGAAATCGAATATTTTGGAACTAATGGTAGGCTCTTGGCTGCAACCACTGGGAACAACGGCAGAGGAGAGGCTACAGCGGGACTGACCGTTACGAACAGTATGACCAACCTCATTGCCAGAAAACCTGACGGCGAGTTTCGCCCTTATGCCGGTGTTGGTGTGGGATACTCTTCGGCGATTTTCCATGGAGCGAATTTCCCGGGACGAACGAATCAAGACTTCGATTCAACTGCTGCGTTCTCCTATCAACTGATGGTGGGGGTCCAGTATAGTCTGAGCGGACGCACCTTCCTTTTCTCCGAATACAAACGGGTGACGGCCAACTTTCACTGGAGCGACGTATCCCTCGATTACCATGCGCATCACGCCCTAGCGGGGATTGGATGGATTTTCTAG